One segment of Leptospirillum ferrooxidans C2-3 DNA contains the following:
- a CDS encoding dihydroneopterin aldolase, translating into MVDTEILLSNLILPMHMGVTENERSQLQTILFSGIFTLDPKGNRSHLTDRIEDTVDYARLASAIKEFSSSLTPHLLESLGYLLGKHILDTLPGISKMSLTLTKTPSPLLRETGADVSIRITLNREGII; encoded by the coding sequence ATGGTGGATACAGAAATCCTTCTCTCAAATCTTATTCTTCCCATGCATATGGGCGTTACGGAAAATGAGCGTTCACAACTCCAGACCATCCTTTTTTCTGGTATTTTCACTCTCGACCCAAAAGGGAATCGATCCCATCTCACTGACCGGATCGAAGACACTGTCGACTATGCCCGCCTCGCGTCGGCCATCAAAGAGTTCTCATCGTCCCTAACACCCCATCTCCTTGAAAGTCTCGGCTATCTTTTGGGAAAACACATATTGGACACCCTTCCCGGGATATCCAAAATGTCCCTCACACTGACAAAAACTCCATCTCCTCTCCTTCGGGAAACAGGAGCGGATGTTTCCATCAGAATCACCCTAAACAGAGAAGGAATCATCTGA
- a CDS encoding YfhL family 4Fe-4S dicluster ferredoxin, with protein MSLKIEDNCISCGACIPECPNDAISEGDPVYIIDPELCTECVGFHEDPQCAAVCPIDECCILDPEYTETQEELLAKKDRIHPNG; from the coding sequence ATGTCTTTAAAAATTGAAGACAACTGTATTTCTTGTGGTGCATGTATTCCCGAGTGTCCAAATGATGCTATCAGTGAAGGGGATCCGGTATACATCATCGACCCTGAGCTTTGCACTGAGTGTGTGGGTTTCCATGAGGACCCCCAGTGCGCGGCCGTTTGTCCCATTGATGAGTGCTGTATCCTGGATCCTGAATACACAGAGACACAGGAAGAGCTTCTTGCAAAGAAAGATCGGATTCATCCGAACGGCTGA
- the rodA gene encoding rod shape-determining protein RodA yields the protein MRTGLPVSYILRSNSTFLGVILVMISLGLLTQYSIDWHLALKQGVWAIVGIALFWICLMVPYKTFLQKSPYIYSVLFILLILVRLVGHESHGARRWLGMGPIMIQPSEFMKLALLFMLIYLFAREPSFEGLRVDRILLAFLLTLLPAYLISKQPDLGTALGLIFTLAIFLVLRGIRAHTFFLTALASVTALPIAWQLIWTHLHSFQKDRIRTFLNPEADPMGLGYHTLQSMVAVGSGGLWGQGIHGATQVKFRYLPGASTDFAFAVFSEEWGFLGALFLIALNMLILWFGFETAMTASDPKGFYLAAGLTGVFGVSFLINAGMVVGVLPVVGIPMPFMSYGGSALLMTMVGLALILNVRLRECG from the coding sequence GTGAGAACAGGGTTGCCCGTTTCTTATATCCTCCGTTCCAACAGTACTTTTTTGGGCGTGATCCTTGTCATGATTTCCCTTGGACTCTTGACCCAATACTCGATCGACTGGCATCTGGCCTTGAAACAGGGCGTCTGGGCGATTGTGGGAATTGCCCTGTTCTGGATTTGCCTGATGGTTCCCTATAAGACATTTTTACAGAAAAGTCCTTATATTTATTCGGTTCTCTTTATCTTGCTGATCCTTGTTCGTCTGGTGGGCCATGAAAGCCATGGGGCGAGGCGATGGCTTGGGATGGGGCCGATCATGATCCAGCCATCCGAGTTTATGAAGCTGGCCTTGCTGTTTATGCTGATCTACCTCTTTGCACGGGAGCCTTCCTTTGAGGGATTGCGGGTAGACAGGATCCTTCTGGCTTTTCTCCTGACATTGCTTCCTGCCTATCTCATTTCAAAACAGCCAGATCTGGGAACAGCCCTGGGATTGATCTTCACACTCGCGATCTTTCTCGTTTTGCGAGGGATCAGGGCACATACGTTTTTCCTGACAGCGCTGGCATCTGTGACGGCACTTCCCATTGCATGGCAACTGATCTGGACACACCTCCATTCATTCCAGAAGGACAGAATCAGGACATTTCTGAATCCGGAAGCCGATCCGATGGGGCTTGGTTATCATACGTTGCAATCGATGGTGGCGGTCGGCTCGGGAGGTTTATGGGGGCAGGGAATCCATGGGGCAACCCAGGTCAAGTTCCGGTATCTTCCCGGCGCTTCGACGGACTTTGCCTTTGCCGTTTTTTCAGAGGAATGGGGTTTTTTAGGAGCTCTTTTTTTGATTGCCCTGAATATGCTGATTTTGTGGTTCGGCTTTGAAACAGCCATGACTGCAAGTGATCCAAAAGGGTTTTATCTGGCAGCCGGGTTGACAGGTGTTTTTGGCGTCAGTTTTTTGATCAACGCCGGGATGGTGGTGGGGGTCTTGCCGGTGGTGGGAATTCCCATGCCATTTATGAGTTATGGCGGTTCCGCTCTTTTGATGACAATGGTTGGACTGGCATTGATCCTGAATGTTCGATTGAGGGAATGCGGATAA
- a CDS encoding Rne/Rng family ribonuclease has translation MMQKILIHVTNEETKVALMEDNHLAEFFFERKRSAGIVGNIYKGRVGKVLPGMQAAFVDIGLEKAAFLYVDDIFVEGSDAVPETMEIEKPVAPEVSEVPAEEQANHHEPAKKHVKKSIEEILVEGQEILLQLTKEPISTKGPRSTSYISLPGRYLVYMPQVNHVGVSRRITDEDERNRLKELVNNYRNEKGGFIIRTVAEGMTEAEAQSDMVFLELLWQDILAKSAQIKAPSLVREDLDVVFRTIRDYLTPEVDSLIIDDRKQYERIKEFASLYLPDYADRIKFWEGEKPLFTEYDVDRQLSKAMEKKVWLKSGGYLVIDRAEALTVIDVNTGRFVGGNDPEETILQTNVEAVTEIARQIRLRNVGGIIIIDFIDMEKEKNRERVFQGLQEALSRDKARTNALKISDLGLVEMSRKRVREDLVHLLGETCAYCEGKGYTKSLRTIIYEILEELRHVPVGSRQPGKDRKVVLYVHPDVQVALQEEERDFLVAVEKKINRQVIVKSDPLSHIEEFSVIAP, from the coding sequence ATGATGCAAAAAATTTTAATCCATGTAACGAATGAAGAAACGAAGGTTGCATTGATGGAGGACAATCATCTGGCAGAGTTTTTCTTTGAAAGGAAACGTTCAGCCGGTATTGTCGGAAATATATACAAGGGAAGGGTTGGCAAGGTCCTTCCGGGAATGCAGGCCGCTTTTGTCGACATTGGTCTTGAGAAGGCCGCTTTTTTGTATGTGGATGATATCTTTGTCGAGGGAAGTGACGCGGTTCCGGAAACCATGGAGATTGAAAAGCCTGTTGCTCCGGAAGTTTCGGAAGTTCCCGCCGAGGAGCAGGCGAATCATCATGAGCCGGCCAAAAAGCATGTCAAGAAATCCATCGAGGAAATCCTGGTTGAAGGGCAGGAGATTCTTCTCCAGCTGACAAAGGAGCCGATCAGTACAAAAGGCCCCCGATCAACAAGCTATATCAGTTTGCCTGGTCGATATCTTGTCTATATGCCTCAGGTCAATCATGTGGGAGTCTCGAGAAGGATTACGGATGAGGATGAGCGCAATCGCCTAAAGGAATTGGTCAACAATTACAGGAATGAAAAGGGTGGATTCATCATTCGGACTGTTGCAGAAGGAATGACCGAAGCGGAAGCCCAGTCCGACATGGTCTTCCTCGAACTTCTTTGGCAGGACATTCTGGCAAAAAGTGCCCAGATCAAGGCTCCTTCCTTGGTTAGGGAAGATCTGGATGTCGTTTTCAGGACGATCAGGGATTATCTGACTCCGGAGGTGGATTCCCTTATCATTGATGATCGGAAGCAGTATGAACGGATCAAGGAGTTTGCATCCCTGTACCTTCCGGATTATGCCGACAGGATCAAATTTTGGGAGGGGGAGAAGCCCCTCTTTACCGAATATGATGTCGACCGGCAGCTTTCAAAGGCTATGGAGAAGAAGGTATGGCTCAAGTCAGGCGGTTATCTGGTGATTGACAGGGCCGAGGCGCTGACGGTGATTGACGTCAATACAGGCCGTTTTGTTGGCGGCAATGACCCGGAAGAAACGATTCTTCAGACAAATGTCGAGGCTGTTACAGAAATCGCAAGACAGATCCGGCTCAGAAATGTGGGTGGGATTATTATTATCGACTTTATTGACATGGAAAAGGAAAAAAACAGGGAGCGCGTTTTTCAGGGATTGCAGGAGGCTCTGTCCAGAGACAAGGCCCGAACGAATGCACTTAAGATTTCGGATCTGGGACTGGTGGAAATGTCGAGAAAACGGGTCAGGGAAGACCTTGTTCACCTGTTGGGAGAGACTTGTGCCTACTGTGAAGGGAAAGGGTATACGAAATCCCTGAGAACGATCATTTACGAGATCCTGGAAGAACTCAGGCATGTTCCCGTCGGATCAAGACAGCCAGGAAAAGATCGAAAGGTGGTTTTGTACGTTCATCCTGATGTTCAGGTGGCGCTTCAGGAAGAAGAAAGGGATTTCCTTGTGGCTGTTGAGAAAAAGATCAACCGTCAGGTGATTGTCAAGAGTGATCCACTCTCCCACATAGAAGAGTTTTCAGTGATCGCGCCCTGA
- the rpsB gene encoding 30S ribosomal protein S2 produces the protein MTETTIKEMLESGVHFGHQTKRWNPKMKRFIYGERNGIYILDLQQTAKRFKAAKDFIRNLVKDKKSVLFVGTKRQAQPIIQQEADRCGMYYVTERWLGGMLTNLQTVRKSVDRLNKIESMIEAGEIARLPKKEVAILDKEHRKLLAILSGIRGMNRLPGAIFVVDPKKEHIAIHEANRLGIPVIAMVDSNCDPDLIQFPVPANDDAIRSIRLMTAGIADAVLSGALSGQAAPVTFSAPEAEKQAVSQESEA, from the coding sequence ATGACAGAAACAACAATCAAGGAAATGCTCGAATCGGGTGTCCATTTCGGCCATCAGACAAAACGATGGAATCCAAAAATGAAGCGTTTCATTTATGGAGAACGAAATGGAATCTATATTCTCGATCTTCAGCAGACAGCGAAAAGGTTCAAGGCTGCCAAAGACTTTATCCGGAACCTCGTCAAGGACAAAAAGTCTGTTCTTTTTGTCGGGACAAAGCGTCAGGCCCAGCCCATCATCCAGCAGGAAGCCGATCGTTGCGGAATGTATTATGTAACCGAACGGTGGCTTGGTGGTATGTTGACCAATCTGCAGACGGTGAGAAAATCGGTGGATCGTCTGAACAAGATCGAGTCCATGATTGAAGCTGGGGAAATTGCCCGCCTTCCCAAAAAAGAAGTGGCGATCCTTGACAAGGAACATCGGAAACTTTTGGCGATCCTTTCCGGAATTCGCGGGATGAACCGTCTTCCTGGAGCCATCTTCGTTGTCGACCCCAAAAAGGAACATATTGCCATTCATGAAGCAAACCGTCTGGGAATTCCGGTCATCGCAATGGTTGATAGCAACTGTGATCCGGATTTGATTCAGTTTCCTGTCCCCGCGAATGACGATGCAATCCGGTCGATCAGATTGATGACCGCAGGAATTGCTGATGCCGTTCTTTCCGGAGCACTGTCCGGTCAGGCAGCTCCTGTGACTTTCTCTGCACCGGAAGCGGAAAAGCAGGCTGTTTCCCAAGAGTCAGAAGCATAG
- the rpsI gene encoding 30S ribosomal protein S9, translating into MDEGRGNATGKRKCAIARVRIQAGSGNILINDRPLEEYFPRLLWSSQVKAPLEITQMGGKLDIFARVSGGGLTGQAEALRHGISRALLEINPELREALKKEGFLTRDARIKERKKYGQKGARKRFQFSKR; encoded by the coding sequence ATGGATGAAGGTCGGGGAAATGCCACTGGCAAAAGAAAGTGTGCTATTGCAAGGGTTAGGATCCAGGCGGGTTCAGGCAATATCTTGATCAATGACAGACCGCTGGAAGAATATTTTCCGCGTCTTCTTTGGTCGAGCCAGGTCAAGGCTCCCCTTGAGATTACCCAGATGGGTGGGAAGCTTGATATTTTTGCCCGTGTCAGCGGTGGTGGCTTGACCGGTCAGGCCGAAGCCCTTCGGCATGGTATTTCCAGAGCCCTTCTTGAAATCAATCCGGAACTCAGGGAAGCACTTAAAAAGGAAGGCTTCCTGACCCGTGATGCCCGTATCAAGGAGCGAAAGAAATACGGACAAAAGGGTGCCAGGAAACGCTTCCAGTTTTCCAAGAGATAG
- the rplM gene encoding 50S ribosomal protein L13, translated as MIQKTTRIADPEEVGQKKWYLLDATGKTVGKLSVEAARILRGKGKVCYTPHQDLGDYVVVVNASKIALTGQKWADKMYYRHSGYPGGFRETTAGEMRERKPEYILSHAVKGMLPKNKLAKIYMTRLRIFPGPEHQHAAQSPVTVQTGV; from the coding sequence GTGATTCAGAAGACAACGCGGATCGCCGATCCTGAAGAGGTCGGCCAGAAGAAATGGTATCTTCTTGATGCAACAGGAAAGACTGTTGGAAAGTTGAGTGTTGAAGCCGCTCGCATACTTCGGGGCAAGGGGAAGGTCTGCTATACGCCCCATCAGGATCTTGGTGATTATGTGGTAGTTGTGAATGCCTCCAAGATTGCTCTGACGGGACAAAAATGGGCAGATAAAATGTATTACCGTCACAGCGGTTACCCTGGAGGTTTCAGGGAGACCACTGCCGGTGAGATGAGGGAAAGAAAGCCCGAGTATATCCTCAGCCATGCTGTAAAAGGCATGCTTCCCAAAAACAAGCTGGCCAAGATCTATATGACCAGACTTCGGATTTTCCCAGGACCTGAGCATCAACATGCGGCCCAGTCACCTGTAACAGTCCAGACAGGAGTTTAG
- the argC gene encoding N-acetyl-gamma-glutamyl-phosphate reductase, with protein MSNKVKVGIAGASGYGGGELIHLLLNHPKVEIERLSAESNAGERLSSLFPNLPDIGILEKTSSVSLWNDLDILFTALPAGMSSRIVATLPKPHPVVIDLGPDYRFAKADDFSNVYHMEHGAPETLPSSTYGLVEWNRETISKARYIGSPGCFPTGALLGFLPFLHAGFLDKGPVIVDGKSGVSGAGRALTQDTHYPEIAEGMKAYKPMVHRHVPEMENAMNLFSGETGEVIFVPHLIPINRGLISTIYLPVSDDVTPGMIESLLLKYQEDNPFVRIVNSPPSSAHVRGTNRIDIHAVRSKKAVVVMTAIDNLIKGAAGQAIQSMNLVLGEDEMTGLPLWGAFP; from the coding sequence ATGTCCAATAAGGTCAAAGTGGGTATCGCTGGAGCATCGGGTTATGGTGGAGGGGAGTTGATCCACCTTCTTCTGAATCATCCGAAAGTTGAGATTGAAAGGCTAAGTGCCGAGTCAAATGCAGGTGAACGCTTGTCTTCATTGTTTCCCAATTTGCCGGATATCGGAATCTTGGAAAAAACCTCCTCCGTATCCTTATGGAATGATCTGGATATCCTTTTTACGGCGCTTCCGGCAGGAATGTCGTCCCGGATTGTGGCCACCCTCCCAAAGCCTCATCCTGTCGTGATTGATCTTGGTCCGGATTATCGTTTTGCGAAAGCAGACGATTTCAGCAATGTCTACCATATGGAGCATGGAGCCCCGGAAACCCTTCCATCTTCGACTTATGGTCTTGTGGAATGGAATAGGGAAACGATTTCAAAGGCCCGTTATATCGGCAGTCCGGGATGTTTTCCAACGGGAGCCCTTCTCGGATTCCTTCCGTTTCTTCATGCCGGGTTTCTGGATAAGGGGCCTGTGATTGTCGATGGAAAATCGGGTGTATCCGGTGCGGGGAGAGCTTTGACTCAAGATACGCATTACCCGGAAATTGCCGAGGGGATGAAGGCTTATAAGCCAATGGTCCATCGCCATGTCCCAGAAATGGAAAATGCAATGAATCTATTCTCTGGCGAAACAGGAGAAGTCATTTTTGTTCCCCATCTGATTCCCATCAACAGGGGGCTGATATCAACGATTTACCTTCCGGTTTCGGATGATGTGACACCCGGGATGATTGAATCCCTTCTCTTGAAGTACCAGGAAGACAATCCATTTGTCAGGATTGTGAATAGTCCTCCCAGCTCAGCTCATGTTCGCGGCACCAATCGGATTGATATTCATGCAGTTAGAAGCAAGAAGGCTGTCGTTGTCATGACGGCCATAGACAATCTGATTAAGGGGGCGGCCGGTCAGGCCATTCAATCGATGAATCTTGTTCTGGGGGAGGATGAGATGACGGGATTGCCGCTCTGGGGAGCTTTTCCTTAA
- the argJ gene encoding bifunctional glutamate N-acetyltransferase/amino-acid acetyltransferase ArgJ — translation MVKKDRGGVTFPEGFKAAGIHAGIKKKGALDLGLLVSEKEALIVGMFTVNKMKAAPVQISQRRVRRGIGMAIIVNSGNANACTGEQGMADAMLLTEKVGHYIGCSAQKVLPASTGVIGRNLPMTSILNALPALSEKISPKGYVDFSKAIMTTDTYPKSSQKEVLIGGKIVRIGGSAKGVGMIHPNMATMLVFITTDAVIEKDALRASLHQIVEEQFHTLSVDGDTSTNDSVYLMANQMAGNPVIGKGTEWHREFTQALMEVASELRNLLLRDAEGATKFLHLVIQGARSKSDAKKIASTIAKSLLVKTAFYGEDVNWGRIMAAIGNAGVPVRTEKILIAVGDVALVEHGVGLGVDQEEKALEVLKKSDITVTVHLGMGQMTAEYWTTDLSYEYVRINAGYKGRT, via the coding sequence ATGGTGAAAAAGGATCGTGGTGGTGTGACCTTCCCTGAAGGTTTTAAGGCTGCAGGGATTCATGCCGGTATCAAGAAAAAGGGAGCATTGGATCTGGGGCTCCTGGTTTCTGAAAAAGAAGCTTTGATTGTGGGAATGTTTACTGTCAATAAAATGAAGGCAGCTCCTGTCCAGATTTCCCAGAGAAGAGTTCGAAGGGGAATCGGGATGGCCATTATTGTCAACAGTGGAAATGCAAATGCCTGTACCGGCGAGCAAGGAATGGCGGACGCCATGCTATTGACGGAAAAAGTGGGGCATTATATTGGTTGTTCTGCTCAAAAGGTCCTGCCTGCATCCACTGGAGTCATTGGCAGAAACTTGCCGATGACTTCCATTCTGAATGCCCTTCCTGCGTTGTCAGAAAAGATTTCTCCAAAAGGATATGTTGATTTTTCAAAAGCGATCATGACAACCGATACTTATCCCAAATCGAGCCAGAAGGAGGTTCTGATAGGCGGAAAGATCGTGAGAATTGGAGGATCGGCAAAAGGTGTGGGGATGATCCATCCGAATATGGCTACAATGCTGGTTTTTATCACAACGGATGCGGTAATCGAAAAGGATGCGTTGAGAGCCTCCCTTCACCAGATTGTGGAAGAACAGTTTCACACGCTGTCTGTCGATGGTGACACCAGCACGAATGACAGTGTTTATCTGATGGCAAATCAGATGGCCGGAAATCCTGTTATAGGGAAAGGAACTGAATGGCATCGGGAATTTACCCAGGCATTGATGGAGGTCGCTTCCGAACTTCGAAATCTTCTGCTGAGGGATGCTGAGGGTGCGACAAAATTTCTGCATCTGGTGATTCAGGGAGCCCGGTCAAAAAGCGATGCAAAAAAAATTGCTTCCACGATCGCCAAAAGTTTGTTGGTAAAGACCGCCTTTTATGGAGAAGATGTGAATTGGGGCCGAATCATGGCGGCTATAGGAAATGCAGGTGTTCCCGTTAGGACGGAAAAGATTTTGATCGCAGTGGGAGATGTTGCATTGGTGGAGCATGGTGTCGGCCTTGGTGTGGATCAGGAGGAAAAAGCCCTGGAAGTTTTGAAAAAATCCGATATTACCGTGACAGTTCATCTCGGAATGGGACAGATGACAGCAGAGTATTGGACCACGGACCTGTCTTATGAATATGTAAGGATCAATGCTGGATACAAGGGCAGAACGTAG
- a CDS encoding B12-binding domain-containing radical SAM protein, producing MKKKFVLVEPKSSHLHVYSQFSIPRLGVILLGTMLRDIGWDVKVFIEDIAPIDMAEVFSADVVGISLLTSTAPQSYRLADAVRSSGIPVVLGGTHVTFLPDEALDHADFVIRGEGEESLFELIRAMNWGPWRSNSASDGDKGVIALSDISGLSYWKKGLKEHNPDRPLKEDLDSNPIPDYGLVHGWKNGGLISIATSRGCPFTCSFCSVPGMYGHGMRMHSIDRVIEEIRVNNPKYIFFADDLFTANRKRTKDLLRRMIAEGLTPQWGAQVRIETAFDPELLELFKESNCFNVFVGFESINPKTLDLFNKRQTYEKIVSSIQKFKEAGIRIHGMFVVGSDFDDRETIMETARFAEKWGMESIQLMILTPLPGSPDYDRLYATGARELLTKDWSLYDGHHVVYRPRNMTAYELNKSAIDGMVSFYSWKTIFRSLMRMDISSVIIQYGANRLLSRWKAENRYWLNGLRNDLYQKSREIQKASGGSLKYSVAVPRFLLETDYGRQIYNVLSELGMKIIPFGDLSDSGPSRFEWLKGKVDCVIMPVMEKARQGEEVFFERIQGLRKSLTDQGLNLPTLIQLFLDRQDGSFYSSIAQIGVLASKDLDRVHKAMRGMLPMLSAEAISLQTMEAKPVIIRS from the coding sequence GTGAAAAAAAAGTTCGTTCTTGTTGAGCCAAAGTCATCGCATCTCCACGTCTATAGTCAGTTTTCCATTCCGAGGCTTGGGGTTATTTTGTTGGGAACCATGCTCAGGGATATAGGGTGGGATGTAAAAGTTTTTATCGAAGACATTGCCCCAATCGACATGGCGGAGGTTTTCTCCGCCGATGTCGTCGGCATCTCTCTCCTGACATCCACGGCTCCCCAGTCCTACAGACTGGCGGATGCTGTCAGAAGTTCCGGGATTCCGGTTGTATTGGGTGGAACACATGTAACCTTCCTACCTGACGAGGCGCTGGATCATGCGGATTTCGTTATCAGGGGAGAAGGCGAAGAATCGTTGTTTGAGCTGATTCGGGCAATGAACTGGGGACCATGGAGGTCGAATTCGGCTTCTGATGGGGACAAAGGTGTCATTGCCCTTTCAGATATTTCAGGATTGTCTTACTGGAAAAAGGGGCTGAAGGAGCATAATCCTGACCGGCCTCTGAAAGAGGATCTTGATTCCAACCCCATTCCGGATTATGGGTTGGTGCACGGGTGGAAAAATGGAGGACTGATCTCCATTGCGACATCCCGGGGATGTCCTTTTACCTGTTCTTTTTGCTCGGTCCCGGGGATGTACGGCCATGGGATGCGAATGCACTCGATTGATCGGGTGATTGAAGAGATCCGTGTGAATAATCCGAAATACATCTTCTTCGCGGATGATCTTTTTACGGCCAATCGGAAGCGGACAAAGGATCTTTTGCGAAGGATGATTGCCGAGGGGTTGACCCCGCAGTGGGGTGCTCAGGTTCGTATTGAGACGGCGTTTGATCCTGAGCTTCTGGAGCTGTTCAAGGAAAGCAACTGTTTCAATGTGTTTGTCGGTTTTGAGTCGATCAATCCCAAAACGCTTGATCTTTTCAATAAGCGACAGACATATGAAAAGATTGTGTCCTCGATCCAGAAATTCAAGGAAGCAGGCATTCGTATCCACGGGATGTTTGTCGTCGGTTCGGATTTCGATGATCGTGAAACGATTATGGAAACAGCCCGTTTTGCCGAAAAGTGGGGGATGGAATCGATTCAGTTGATGATTCTGACCCCTTTGCCGGGTTCGCCGGATTATGACCGGCTTTATGCAACCGGTGCCCGAGAGCTTCTGACAAAAGACTGGAGCTTGTATGACGGTCACCATGTTGTTTATCGTCCGAGAAACATGACCGCGTACGAATTGAATAAATCCGCAATTGACGGAATGGTTAGCTTTTACTCATGGAAGACCATTTTTCGTTCGTTGATGCGGATGGATATTTCTTCCGTGATTATTCAGTATGGGGCCAATCGCCTTCTCAGCCGCTGGAAGGCAGAGAACCGATACTGGCTTAATGGGCTGAGAAATGATCTCTATCAGAAGTCCCGGGAGATTCAGAAAGCTTCTGGAGGGAGCCTTAAATACTCTGTCGCCGTTCCAAGATTCCTTCTGGAGACGGATTATGGCCGGCAGATCTACAACGTTCTTTCCGAATTGGGAATGAAGATCATTCCGTTCGGAGATCTCTCTGACTCGGGCCCTTCCCGCTTCGAATGGTTGAAAGGGAAGGTGGACTGTGTGATCATGCCCGTCATGGAAAAAGCCCGTCAGGGGGAAGAGGTTTTTTTTGAACGCATTCAGGGACTCAGGAAGTCCTTGACAGATCAGGGTTTGAATCTGCCAACCCTGATCCAGTTATTCCTGGATCGTCAGGACGGATCGTTTTACTCGTCCATCGCCCAGATCGGGGTTCTTGCCAGCAAGGATCTTGATCGGGTCCATAAAGCCATGCGTGGCATGTTGCCAATGTTGTCTGCTGAAGCGATATCGCTTCAGACAATGGAGGCCAAACCGGTAATTATCCGGTCCTAG